The Streptomyces phaeolivaceus genome has a window encoding:
- a CDS encoding GlsB/YeaQ/YmgE family stress response membrane protein, with protein sequence MSIIGWIVLGLLAGAIAKFLLPGRDPGGFLGTTLIGVAGAFTGGWISSRWLDHPISENFYDGATWAAAIGGSLVLLIAYRILFGHSRR encoded by the coding sequence ATGAGCATCATCGGCTGGATCGTTCTGGGGCTGTTGGCCGGCGCCATCGCCAAGTTCCTGCTGCCGGGCCGGGACCCGGGCGGCTTCCTCGGCACCACCCTCATCGGCGTCGCGGGCGCCTTCACCGGCGGCTGGATCTCCTCCCGCTGGCTGGACCACCCGATCTCCGAGAACTTCTACGACGGCGCCACCTGGGCCGCCGCGATCGGCGGCTCCCTGGTCCTGCTGATCGCCTACCGCATCCTGTTCGGCCACTCCCGCCGCTGA
- a CDS encoding bifunctional DNA primase/polymerase yields the protein MTHDPRSALLRAALDTAARGWPVIPLRPHDKRPAGHAQKHCPATGRCTDGHKTPEQRATTDPELLAAAWAQQSYNVGIATGPAGLLVVDLDTLKPQEPKGTPDGATSFAALCERAGHAVPTTYRVRTARGGEHLYFTQPAGVRLHNTAGRLAKKIDTRGWGGYVVAAASTTPAGAYTVLDDRPPVPLPAWLHDALKPPQRPARDVSVPLTTRAGGYAAAALRGETHNVATAADGTRNATLLRAARALGRLIASGDLDRGEVEQALSRAASGNATQSPRYYDDVITRGLDWSIAHNTAGRRAA from the coding sequence ATGACCCATGACCCCCGGTCCGCGCTGCTCCGCGCGGCACTGGACACAGCCGCGCGCGGCTGGCCCGTCATCCCCCTACGCCCACACGACAAACGGCCCGCCGGCCACGCGCAGAAGCACTGCCCCGCCACCGGCCGCTGCACCGACGGACACAAGACCCCCGAGCAGCGCGCCACCACCGATCCCGAGTTGCTGGCAGCCGCGTGGGCACAGCAGTCGTACAACGTCGGTATCGCGACCGGCCCGGCCGGGCTGCTCGTGGTGGACCTCGACACGCTCAAACCGCAAGAGCCGAAAGGAACGCCTGACGGCGCGACTTCCTTTGCGGCGCTCTGCGAGCGCGCCGGACACGCCGTCCCCACCACCTACCGGGTGCGGACCGCGCGCGGCGGGGAACACCTGTACTTCACCCAGCCCGCCGGCGTCCGGCTGCACAACACCGCCGGACGGCTCGCGAAGAAGATCGACACCCGTGGCTGGGGCGGCTACGTCGTCGCCGCCGCGAGCACCACCCCCGCCGGCGCGTACACCGTCCTCGACGACCGCCCGCCCGTCCCGCTGCCCGCGTGGCTGCACGACGCGCTCAAGCCCCCGCAGCGTCCGGCACGGGACGTGTCCGTGCCGCTCACCACACGGGCGGGCGGGTACGCCGCCGCCGCGCTGCGCGGCGAGACGCACAACGTCGCCACCGCCGCCGACGGCACCCGTAACGCCACCCTGCTGCGGGCCGCCCGCGCACTCGGTCGGCTGATCGCGTCCGGCGACCTCGACCGCGGCGAGGTCGAGCAGGCTCTTAGTAGGGCGGCATCGGGCAACGCCACCCAGTCCCCCCGCTACTACGACGACGTGATCACGCGCGGACTGGACTGGTCGATCGCCCACAACACGGCCGGCAGGCGAGCGGCATGA
- a CDS encoding DUF3631 domain-containing protein, whose product MTDPTPTTPAIDGAALLDEVEAFHRRFNVFPTEHAYTAVALWDAHAHLMDALDGTARIAFLSPEPGSGKSRALEIIETLTPRAATTVNASANALFRLVSADEGTPTLLFDEIDTVFGPKAGGNEEVRGFLNSGYRRGAKSLRCVGDGSDQKAGFFPSFCAVAMAGLGTLPDTILTRSVIIRMRKKAPNEKCEPYRRRVHEKQGHVLRDRLADWTATIHDQISEAWPEMPEGVTDRPADVWEPLLAVADAAGGHWPARARAACTELIKSASSNDEASLGVRLLTDLRDKVFCGVDKMPTAAILEVLLSLDDAPWADMSEDGQAIKPLTARRLSKLLSQYVRPDNTPIKPKGIRVGSTTPKGYYAEDLTDAWNRYCRPDPQKSATSATPATPQVNAGESVAEGSSETRHMFAESDTRTLRSVG is encoded by the coding sequence ATGACCGACCCGACCCCCACCACCCCCGCCATCGACGGGGCCGCGCTGCTCGACGAGGTCGAAGCCTTCCACCGCCGCTTCAACGTCTTCCCCACCGAACACGCCTACACCGCCGTAGCTTTGTGGGACGCGCACGCCCACCTGATGGACGCCCTCGACGGCACCGCCCGCATCGCCTTCCTCAGCCCCGAACCGGGATCGGGGAAGTCGCGGGCACTGGAGATCATCGAGACCCTCACCCCCCGCGCGGCGACCACCGTCAACGCCTCCGCCAACGCCCTCTTCCGGCTCGTCTCCGCAGACGAGGGCACACCCACCCTCCTCTTCGACGAGATCGACACCGTATTCGGCCCCAAGGCGGGCGGGAACGAGGAAGTACGCGGGTTCCTCAACTCCGGCTACCGGCGCGGCGCCAAGTCCCTGCGCTGCGTCGGAGACGGATCCGACCAGAAAGCAGGCTTCTTCCCCTCGTTCTGCGCGGTCGCCATGGCCGGACTCGGCACGCTGCCGGACACGATCCTGACCAGGTCGGTCATCATCCGCATGCGGAAGAAGGCACCCAACGAGAAGTGCGAGCCCTACCGGCGCCGCGTCCACGAGAAGCAAGGTCACGTCCTGCGGGACCGGCTCGCAGACTGGACAGCCACCATTCACGACCAGATCTCCGAAGCCTGGCCCGAGATGCCCGAGGGCGTCACCGACCGGCCGGCAGACGTGTGGGAACCGCTGCTCGCCGTCGCGGACGCCGCCGGCGGTCACTGGCCCGCACGGGCCCGAGCAGCGTGCACCGAACTCATCAAGTCCGCGAGCAGCAACGACGAAGCCTCCCTCGGCGTACGGCTGTTGACAGACCTGCGCGACAAGGTGTTCTGCGGCGTGGACAAGATGCCCACCGCAGCCATCCTCGAAGTCCTCCTCTCCCTCGACGACGCCCCATGGGCCGACATGAGCGAGGACGGACAGGCCATCAAGCCGCTCACCGCCCGCCGGCTGTCCAAGCTCCTGAGCCAGTACGTGCGCCCCGACAACACCCCGATCAAGCCCAAGGGCATCCGGGTCGGCAGCACCACGCCCAAGGGCTACTACGCCGAAGACCTCACCGACGCATGGAACCGCTACTGCCGCCCCGACCCCCAGAAATCCGCAACATCCGCAACACCCGCAACACCGCAGGTCAACGCGGGTGAATCTGTGGCGGAAGGCTCATCCGAGACCCGCCACATGTTCGCCGAATCCGACACACGCACCCTCCGCAGCGTCGGCTAA
- a CDS encoding helix-turn-helix transcriptional regulator, with protein sequence MARPKMLKLPEVLEEIEMSRAAFYRMRARGKAPKLVKLPNGHIRCRRADLDAWWDNLERAAC encoded by the coding sequence ATGGCTCGCCCCAAGATGCTCAAGCTCCCCGAAGTCCTCGAAGAGATCGAGATGAGCCGCGCCGCCTTCTACCGCATGCGCGCCCGTGGCAAGGCCCCCAAGCTCGTCAAGCTGCCCAACGGGCACATCCGTTGCCGCCGCGCCGACCTCGACGCGTGGTGGGACAACCTCGAACGCGCCGCCTGCTGA
- a CDS encoding YajQ family cyclic di-GMP-binding protein, whose translation MADSSFDIVSKVERQEVDNALNQAAKEISQRYDFKGVGASISWSGEKILMEANSEDRVKAILDVFQSKLIKRGISLKSLDAGEPQLSGKEYKLFASIEEGISQENAKKVAKIIRDEGPKGVKAQVQGDELRVSSKSRDDLQTVIALLKGQDFDFAVQFVNYR comes from the coding sequence ATGGCCGACTCCAGTTTCGACATCGTCTCGAAGGTCGAGCGGCAGGAGGTCGACAACGCCCTCAACCAGGCCGCCAAGGAGATCTCGCAGCGCTACGACTTCAAGGGCGTCGGCGCCTCGATCTCGTGGTCCGGCGAGAAGATCCTGATGGAGGCGAACTCCGAGGACCGGGTGAAGGCCATCCTCGACGTCTTCCAGTCCAAGCTGATCAAGCGCGGGATCTCCCTGAAGTCGCTGGACGCGGGTGAGCCCCAGCTGTCCGGCAAGGAGTACAAGCTCTTCGCGTCGATCGAGGAGGGCATCTCCCAGGAGAACGCCAAGAAGGTGGCGAAGATCATCCGCGACGAGGGTCCCAAGGGCGTCAAGGCCCAGGTCCAGGGCGACGAGCTGCGCGTCAGCTCCAAGAGCCGCGACGACCTGCAGACCGTGATCGCCCTGCTCAAGGGCCAGGACTTCGACTTCGCGGTGCAGTTCGTCAACTACCGGTGA
- a CDS encoding tyrosine-type recombinase/integrase: MGSTYTVRIWAVRQRKDRGQTSAELRWKVGDTPHSQTFGTKTLADSRRAELLTAVNAGEPFDEATGVPVRELRQRNDVSWYQHARDYIEMKWPAAPAKTRTGLADTLATATPALVTSRRGMPDTRELRSALYSWAFNFNRWTDDHPAEVVRILAWVERNAMPVSAMDDPIVMRKVLTAFTQRLDGKKAAASVVKRKRAVFHNALGYAVEARRLPHNPLPQVQWVIPPTGEEVDPGCVVNPRQARTLLDAVEKQGTRGEHLKAFFGCLYHAGLRPAEAVWLRHENCELPLSGWGTLHLDGSRPRVGRGWTDSGQPHDERGLKWRAEREIRHVPIPPHFTAMLREHVQAHGVAPDGRLFRTARGGLVQESGYGEVWARARKKALTAQQHASPLGARPYDLRHACVSLWLNSGVDPVEVARRAGHSVAVLLKVYAKCLDGATAMANARIDDALKRWQ, encoded by the coding sequence GTGGGAAGCACGTACACCGTTCGAATCTGGGCCGTCCGTCAGCGAAAGGACCGGGGCCAGACCTCAGCGGAGCTGCGGTGGAAGGTAGGCGACACCCCGCACTCTCAGACGTTCGGAACCAAGACCCTCGCCGATAGTCGACGCGCGGAACTCCTCACCGCCGTCAACGCCGGGGAGCCGTTCGACGAAGCGACCGGCGTACCGGTCCGGGAGCTCCGGCAGCGAAACGACGTGAGTTGGTACCAGCACGCGCGCGACTACATCGAGATGAAGTGGCCGGCCGCGCCCGCGAAGACCCGGACGGGCCTCGCCGACACCTTGGCCACTGCCACGCCTGCACTGGTGACCAGCCGTCGCGGCATGCCCGACACGCGGGAGCTACGCAGCGCCCTCTATAGCTGGGCCTTCAACTTCAACCGCTGGACGGACGACCACCCGGCGGAAGTCGTCCGCATCCTGGCGTGGGTGGAACGCAACGCCATGCCCGTCAGTGCCATGGATGACCCGATCGTCATGCGCAAGGTGCTGACTGCCTTCACCCAGCGCCTGGACGGCAAGAAGGCCGCCGCGTCCGTGGTGAAGCGCAAGCGCGCCGTCTTCCACAACGCCCTGGGCTACGCCGTGGAGGCCCGGCGGCTCCCCCACAACCCGCTCCCCCAGGTTCAGTGGGTGATCCCGCCGACCGGCGAAGAGGTCGACCCCGGCTGTGTCGTCAACCCCCGGCAGGCCCGGACGCTGTTGGACGCGGTGGAGAAGCAAGGCACCCGTGGCGAGCACCTGAAAGCGTTCTTCGGGTGCCTGTATCACGCTGGCCTGCGTCCCGCAGAAGCTGTCTGGCTCCGGCACGAGAACTGCGAACTTCCCCTGTCCGGTTGGGGCACCCTGCACCTGGACGGCTCCCGCCCGCGAGTCGGGCGAGGGTGGACCGACTCCGGGCAACCCCACGACGAACGCGGCCTCAAGTGGCGGGCGGAGCGCGAGATCCGGCACGTCCCCATCCCGCCGCACTTCACCGCCATGCTCCGGGAGCACGTCCAAGCCCACGGCGTGGCACCGGACGGCCGGCTCTTCCGCACGGCACGCGGCGGGCTCGTGCAGGAGAGCGGGTACGGCGAAGTGTGGGCGAGGGCGCGGAAGAAGGCGCTCACCGCGCAGCAGCACGCGTCACCGCTCGGAGCGCGGCCCTATGATCTTCGCCACGCCTGCGTCTCGCTGTGGCTCAACTCCGGGGTCGACCCGGTGGAGGTCGCCCGGCGTGCCGGGCATTCCGTGGCAGTCCTGTTGAAGGTCTACGCGAAGTGCCTGGACGGAGCCACCGCCATGGCGAACGCCCGGATCGACGACGCGCTCAAGCGCTGGCAGTGA